The proteins below come from a single Zea mays cultivar B73 chromosome 8, Zm-B73-REFERENCE-NAM-5.0, whole genome shotgun sequence genomic window:
- the LOC100279169 gene encoding uncharacterized protein LOC100279169, translated as MGNLVSQCVANGAGARPLVVEPDGSRTLVDKNTGVAELMIDAPGHVVARATDVARERRVRAMAADELLRAGVVYLLVPAGRAGARLGDREVEAIARLVCGKKNSTKSSPGGGKRVFPDVNGEGNHDHGFGPRQWQPALQTIYEA; from the coding sequence ATGGGCAACCTCGTCTCGCAGTGCGTCGCGAACGGTGCCGGCGCGCGGCCTCTAGTCGTCGAGCCGGACGGCAGCCGGACGTTGGTGGACAAGAACACCGGGGTCGCAGAGCTGATGATCGACGCGCCGGGGCACGTGGTGGCTCGCGCCACGGACGTGGCGAGAGAGCGGCGGGTGCGGGCGATGGCGGCCGACGAGCTCCTGCGAGCTGGCGTGGTGTACCTCCTCGTGCCGGCCGGCCGGGCCGGTGCGCGGCTGGGAGACCGTGAAGTCGAGGCCATCGCGCGGTTGGTCTGCGGGAAGAAGAATTCGACCAAGAGCAGTCCTGGAGGCGGCAAGAGGGTCTTTCCCGACGTCAACGGCGAGGGCAACCACGATCATGGATTTGGGCCCAGGCAATGGCAACCCGCCCTACAGACTATCTATGAGGCCTAG